Within Desulfobacter sp., the genomic segment GCTTTGGTGCCCGGCCCTTTTTCCTTTTTGGGCTTGTCCTCCCTTTGCCTTGGGGGGGTGTCCTCCCCGCCTGCAGAGGGTTCAATTGATTTGGGTTCCGGGGGGGCCACTTCTGTGATCTTATTTTCCTCCCGATAGGCATTGACCATGGCAAGCAAATCCTCCCCGTATTTTTCCATGGTGCCGGGTCCCACCCCCTTTAAGGCCATCAGTTCGGATTCGGTGGCGGGCAGGACAACGCAGATCTGGACCAGCACCTTCTGATGAAGGATGTGAAAATGGGGCACCCCAAAGGTTTTGGCCTTTTCCGACCGCCACGCCTTAAGGGTTTTAAACATTTCGGGATGCTGGATATCCAGCTCCGTATAATCCGGCCCTTTTTTCTGTTTCCGGGCCCCTTTTCCCGGCATGGCCGCCACCCCGGCCCGGGAAACGGCAGAAAGATAGGCGTCCGGCGAAAATCCCCGGGCGCAGGAAAGGATTCCGGCCCGGCGAACGGCAATTTCCTGTTTCAAATTATCCAGGCCGTTGTTGATCTGCTTGGCCAGTGCCTTGTTGTCGGTTTCCACGCCGCCCTTTTCCAGAAATTCGCCGAATACAAAAGCGAATTTTTCACCGAACCAGGCTGACGCCTTTTGGGTCCGCTCGGCAACGGCCGGCGACTCGGATGGCACCTCCCCGGATGCCATCAGCCCGCGCAACTGGTTCAGAAATTTTTCGCTGACCGTAAAAATTTGATCCAGGGCCGCGGACTTGAAAGCGGCCATATCCGGTATGCCAAATACCCTGACCACACTGCGGTTGTTTTCCAGCAGCCGGACCACATAATGAAAAAGCCCCCGGAATGATCCGCAGTCAAAGCATTGGATCAACAGGTTCTGCTGCCAGGCAATACGGGACGCCCGGAACCGGTCCTCCAGATCCCGGCCCCGAACGGCCCCTGCCATGAAGGCGGCCACGGCCGGGTCAGCCCCCAGCCCCCGGGCAGGCATGGGGGAGGAGAGCACCAGCCCGTCCAGGGTCCGGCACCGGCTCAGGGCCACATAGGTCTGGCCGTGGGCAAAGGCATCGGTTGCGTCCACAATGGCCCGGTCAAAGGTCAGGCCCTGGCTCTTGTGGATGGTCACGGCCCAGGCCAGTTTCAGAGGCACCTGGCGGAACCGGCCGATGACATCCTCCCGGATGGTCTGGTCCTCTTCATTCACCGTATAGGCGATGTTCTCCCATTCCACCGGCTCCACTTCCACGTGGACCGGCTGCCCCCCGTCCCCCTCCTCGGGATCACAGGAGACAAACACCCGCTCCCCGATGATATTGGCCACCCGGCCGATCTTGCCGTTGTAGTAGGCCTTGTCCGGGGTGGGGTCGTTTCTCAGGAACATGACCTGGGCCCCTTTTTTAAGCACCAGCCGGTCCGGGGTGGGAAAGGCATGGTCCGG encodes:
- a CDS encoding AAA family ATPase, yielding MNEIKKTIPDFEGNPEMAMADAFIRQTGSHVFLTGKAGTGKTTFLKRLRETCPKQMVVAAPTGVAAVNAGGVTLHSFFQLAFGPYIPGRTDQDNRRFFRVSKEKKRIIKGLDLLVIDEISMVRADVLDAVDEVLRRLRRSDAPFGGVQLLLIGDLYQLPPVAKPDEWQLLEPMYDSVYFFSSRALAQSELVTIELEKIYRQSDENFINVLNAVRENRVDGHAAEMLGQCARKPLPDRGYITLTTHNRKADAINRERLARLPEADRELLAEVTGEFPDHAFPTPDRLVLKKGAQVMFLRNDPTPDKAYYNGKIGRVANIIGERVFVSCDPEEGDGGQPVHVEVEPVEWENIAYTVNEEDQTIREDVIGRFRQVPLKLAWAVTIHKSQGLTFDRAIVDATDAFAHGQTYVALSRCRTLDGLVLSSPMPARGLGADPAVAAFMAGAVRGRDLEDRFRASRIAWQQNLLIQCFDCGSFRGLFHYVVRLLENNRSVVRVFGIPDMAAFKSAALDQIFTVSEKFLNQLRGLMASGEVPSESPAVAERTQKASAWFGEKFAFVFGEFLEKGGVETDNKALAKQINNGLDNLKQEIAVRRAGILSCARGFSPDAYLSAVSRAGVAAMPGKGARKQKKGPDYTELDIQHPEMFKTLKAWRSEKAKTFGVPHFHILHQKVLVQICVVLPATESELMALKGVGPGTMEKYGEDLLAMVNAYREENKITEVAPPEPKSIEPSAGGEDTPPRQREDKPKKEKGPGTKAVTLAFFSQGMSAEEIAEERGLAFSTIHGHLCHYVETGELDIDRLVAPETQAAVEAVVSDGLSLTQIKTRLADDVSYGEIKAVLAYRRFMASPGQD